A stretch of Mytilus edulis chromosome 11, xbMytEdul2.2, whole genome shotgun sequence DNA encodes these proteins:
- the LOC139494424 gene encoding uncharacterized protein translates to MKYQGILASSQHVDSGASSCICVDHSPEVLEGGVQDENGYTLFPVKAYCGSLKCPPYVQNTYKTDIMARTVISILINLVFYYGSITATHDEKRILLTDPDYADNQQLHRDIQTLKSAMENIKQTVVSQSTLIQQQTAEIANLQTKLQQREQAQLGFESKLQQIISTPTGSVYTQWGRKSCTRNGTELVYSGLGGGGYYNNGGRSAIPVCVPHDPDLGPVSSTSLFSTMYGMEYNDEAFGKNLYDQDVPCAVCRAIHITSVLIVPGKLSCHKGWNLEYRGILASGLHNNNGASSYICMDQSPEVLEGGAQNDNGYTLFPVKAYCGSLKCPPYVQNSIFNCVVCSK, encoded by the exons ATGAAATATCAGGGAATTCTAGCATCTAGTCAGCATGTTGATTCTGGAGCATCATCATGTATCTGTGTGGACCACTCACCCGAGGTTTTAGAAGGAGGTGTTCAGGATGAAAATGGGTATACTTTATTCCCAGTCAAAGCATATTGTGGATCACTCAAGTGCCCTCCTTATGTACAAAACA CATACAAGACAGACATAATGGCCAGAACTGTCATATCTATTCTGATTAATTTGGTATTTTATTATGGAAGTATCACAGCGACTCATGACGAAAAACGTATTCTCCTGACGGATCCTGATTATGCTGATAACCAACAATTACATCGTGATATCCAGACATTGAAATCAGCCATGGAGAACATAAAACAGACTGTAGTTTCCCAGTCTACTTTGATACAACAACAGACGGCTGAAATTGCAAACTTACAAACGAAGTTACAACAAAGGGAACAAGCTCAATTGGGTTTTGAATCCAAACTTCAACAGATCATCTCAA CTCCAACGGGATCTGTGTATACACAATGGGGAAGAAAATCATGTACCAGAAATGGAACGGAACTTGTTTATTCAG GTTTAGGCGGAGGTGGTTATTATAACAATGGAGGTCGATCTGCGATTCCAGTATGCGTACCACATGATCCCGACCTTGGACCCGTTAGCTCAACTAGCCTTTTCTCAACTATGTATGGGATGGAATATAACGATGAAGCTTTTGGTAAAAACCTTTACGATCAAGATGTCCCATGTGCTGTTTGTAGGGCCATTCATATTACATCTGTGTTAATAGTGCCAGGAAAATTAAGTTGCCATAAAGGATGGAATTTGGAATACCGTGGAATACTAGCATCTGGTCTTCATAATAACAATGGTGCGTCGTCATATATTTGTATGGATCAATCACCCGAAGTTTTAGAAGGAGGAGCCCAGAATGATAATGGATATACCTTATTCCCAGTCAAGGCTTATTGTGGATCTCTCAAGTGCCCTCCTTACGTACAAAACAGTATTTTCAACTGCGTTGTTTgctcaaaataa